The proteins below come from a single Triticum aestivum cultivar Chinese Spring chromosome 5D, IWGSC CS RefSeq v2.1, whole genome shotgun sequence genomic window:
- the LOC123126266 gene encoding uncharacterized protein: MPSPLRNMPAVAPAATECRLSGKAGAKQGIIRGNDHKCFVRLHGDLIVSYRMRAVGGSKRPTLLHEEAPKKFDKLFELFDPDAFFQSYLACRDAIHQMLAQTPLVGEFDLAPDNWDDFLPHDLATFTVGAARRDADEHGRVDLRYSVDIDLTIWVKVFYSEPKALLLACNQRAAVTRCLFAATPTDCCVCMEDFVAPRDSDTTVRLPCSHAFHRACILPWLYKASTCPKCRHGLAKYLDAATDTPMGKFPGLPKPS; this comes from the coding sequence ATGCCATCGCCGCTGAGGAACATGCCGGCGGTGGCCCCCGCGGCGACGGAGTGCCGGCTCAGCGGAAAAGCGGGTGCCAAGCAAGGCATCATCCGCGGCAATGATCACAAGTGCTTCGTGCGCCTGCACGGCGACCTGATCGTCAGCTACCGGATGCGCGCGGTGGGAGGGTCCAAGAGACCCACGCTCCTGCACGAGGAGGCTCCCAAGAAATTCGACAAACTCTTTGAGCTCTTCGATCCCGACGCCTTCTTCCAGAGCTACCTggcctgccgcgacgccatccacCAGATGCTCGCGCAGACGCCGCTCGTCGGCGAGTTCGACCTCGCCCCCGATAACTGGGACGACTTCCTGCCCCACGATCTGGCCACTTTCACGGTGGGCGCGGCTCGGCGCGACGCCGATGAACATGGGAGAGTCGACCTTCGCTACAGCGTCGACATCGATCTCACCATCTGGGTGAAGGTCTTCTACAGCGAGCCCAAGGCGCTGCTCCTCGCCTGCAACCAGCGTGCCGCGGTGACACGGTGCCTGTTCGCGGCGACGCCGACCGACTGCTGTGTGTGCATGGAGGATTTCGTGGCGCCGAGAGACAGCGACACCACCGTGAGGCTGCCGTGCTCCCACGCCTTCCACCGCGCCTGCATTTTGCCGTGGCTTTACAAGGCGTCCACATGCCCAAAGTGTCGCCATGGCTTGGCCAAGTACCTTGATGCCGCCACCGACACACCAATGGGGAAGTTCCCAGGCCTCCCCAAACCTTCCTGA